GGGCTCAGCCAACGGACGAGATGAAAGTTTGAGATGGAACAACCCAAGACTTTGGGACAATTCGATAGCCCATGCAAATAACTTTTTTATAAATAAGGGATGGGATCACAGAAGTGGCTCCTTTCATTCCGAAATCGCAAATGACGGTACTGTAACAAGCGATTTGCGATACATCATCGCGTCCAGTCGAATGGTGTACGGCCTAGCTCATGGATCTGAAGTGGATCCAAACTACCTGAATTATGCCAAACTGCAAGCCGCATTTGTTTTGGAGAAAATGACCTCTGCTGACGAAACCGGACCCTATTTCAAGTCAGTTATCGATCTTATGGGCGTCTCCAGCCACGAAAGAGAGATAAAACTTATAGTAAATGAGCAAGCCTACGGGTTAAATGGTTTAGTTGCACTTTACACCAAAACGGAATCCCCAGCCTTATTAGAAAAAATAGAGGAAATTTTTTCCTCCTTTTATGATCGTTTTCATGACGAAGAATTTGGAGGATTTTTTGATGCATTTGATCGTTCCATTAACAGACCAGTCAGAACAAAGAGTTACAATTCCACCGTCTATGTCGCAACCAGTTTTCTCATCGATTTGGCCAAGCTTCCGACAAGGAATAAGGTCAAGTACCTCGCCACAGTCCAGGAGCTCGCTGATATTGTCAGCAAGCACTTCGTTGACAAGAGCACCGGGTGGATTGTTGAAAATTTCACTCCCGACTGGCGGCCTGATTGGAGAGGTTGGCAAAAACAAACCATGGAGACTTCAGAAGGTCCTCAAACATTTACGATTGGCATAACTGGTCATAACTTTCAAGCCGCTTGGTTTTTAATGCGTGCGGCAGAATTTTCTGAAATACCAGAACCGGTCAGGCAGAATTATTTAAACGTCGCTCAAGATATTCTCACGTCAATGTTAAAATCTAGTGCTATTGACCGAGAATCTGGGGGCGTTTTTGATGCCTTCAAAAGAGAGGATGGACAACCTATGTGGAACACCAACAAGGCCTGGTGGCAGCAAGCTGAGGCGCTCTTGGCACTTACAAAGGCATTGTCAATAAATCTTTTTGCAAGCGCTGAAATAACTGCAGACGCCCAAGAGGTGAGAGATTCTATTCTTAGGTTCTATTTTACCCATTTTATCGATCACAAGGACGGTGGAGAGTTCCCGGTTGTCCAAAAAAATGGCACACCAGTCACAACAGAAAACAAGGGGCAACTCGGCACAGCGACCTATCATCAAGTCGAGCTGGCAAAGTTTATGAAAGAGTATTCGAACGAGAGGTGATTGATGAAGGATCTAAAATTGATCCTGTTTTTCTCGTCAATGAAGGGGCCTGTCGATGACAGGCCTCTCCAAATCCTTGATATTGAATTTCCCGATGCCAAACGCGATATTGGAATTGAAGACAAACCAGACTAGTTTCTCCCCTCACACGGACTCACTAAACCGGACTGGACTTGAAAGTGAGCGAGAATTTCACTAAACTGTCCGCACCAATATAGGGGGGGCATGTGGCAAAAATTCTGATCACTGGCGCGACGGGCGGATTTGGTTTGTTGACCGTACAACAATTGATTAAGGAAGGACACAAGGTCGTAGGAACCGCACGTGATATTCGGGGTCGTAATCAGGCCAAGACTAAGGAACTGGAAGCCTTAGGAGCTAAAATTGTTGAATTGGATCTGACGAACGATGCAAGTGTTGAACGTGGGGTCAAAGCCGCAACGAGTGCTTGGGGTGGAATTGAAGTTCTGATCAACAATGCGGGCGTTGGGGTTCTCGGATTGACGGAGTCCTTTACCTCTGAAGATATCAAGAAAATATTTGATGTGAACGTATTTGGTACCCACCGGTTGATTCGGGCCATTGCTCCGTCTATGAGAAAGGCTGGCAGTGGCCTTATTATCAACATCTCAAGCTTGCTTGGAAGAGTGACTGTGCCCTTTTATGGTCCGTACAATGCCTCCAAGTGGGCTTTAGAGGGACTCACTGAGAATTATCGCACTGAACTTTCCCAATTTGGAGTTGAGGTTTGTCTTGTGGAGCCAGGAGGTTATCCCACAACTTTTATTGATAACCTTGTTCGTCCAAGTGATCGCGATAGATCCAAGGACTACGGTCCAATGGGTGAAATGGCTGAGTCTTTTCTAAAAGGCTTTGAACAAGCTCTCGCTGCAAATCCCGCTCAAGATCCGCAAAAGGTTGCTCAAGCGATCATCCAATTAGTCAAGTCTCCTCAAGGAACCCGGTCTTTTCGAACTGTTGTTGACAGCATGGGAATGGGCGGACCTGTAGACGAGTACAACAATGTTCTTAAAAAAATCACCGAGGGCATCTACGGAAACTTTGGAATCGGACATCTGCTCAAAGTAAAAGCCAAGTAGGAAATACGAAGTCAGACCTCATTTAGCAATGGGTATATAAGTGCCAGGCAATGCCACCAATACTCTGCAGCTATTCGCTTTCCATTCTGCGAGTTTACTTCTCTGAAATGATTGCTCCGCCTGGGTGAGCCTTGCCTCACGTTCTAAAAATACTTCAGGGTCTTCAGCAAGGCCCCCCGAAACCAATCTGTCAGCGTACATTTTAATCCGCCCGCGATCGTGGAACTCTGTCTCTGGGATCCAATCAGTGCCGAAACGAGCACCTAAAATACCCCCAGCTATTGCTGCGACGGTGTCCGTATCATCTCCCAAATTGACGATGTATCTGAGAATTTCCAATGGATCAGCATTATCCTGCAAAGCAAGCGCGAGTGCATGAACTCCACCCAATAGTACAAAGGGGTTATTCGGATGAATATGACGTCTAAATCTAGACTCGACATAAGACTCACCCTTTTTAAGAACGAAGTCTGAGATTTCCGCATGTGAAATCTGAAGCCCCCCTGCCCACTGCAATACTTCTCCGAGAACGTTTGATACCGAATGTCGATCAGTCTGATCAAATGGCCATGCCTGATCAAAAGGCCATCCCGGCCGATTGAGCTGGCCTGCAATCCCCGCCACTCTGTTCATCGAACCTGTCAGCTCTCCAATCAAATACAGTTCTATAGCGCGAACCTCACGAGGAAGTTCCTCTCGAATTTCAGCAGCCGTTTGTCCCAGGACAAACATTCTCGCTGCCTTGAAAACGGCAAAACTCATTGCAGCTGCGCGCAAATCTGCATGAGTCACTAAACTACTGGTCACAGCGGCCAAGGCCAAATCACTTTCCGACCAATCAAGAAGTCCGGCCAGCGGAGCCACCCGCATTGCAGCTCCAATACCACTCGAAGCCGATCCCGAAGATCTGTAATCCATTCCCTGCCGGAGCTTATCGGCAGCACCCGAGAACATCTTACCATAGCCCCTCCACGCGCCAGCTTCAAACCCCGACACCAACAGAGCACCAAACTCTCTCGTGGCCTCATCTCCCCATTTTCGATGATTGAGTGCTACCAAAAGAAGCGCCATGGCCTGCTGAGTGTCATCACTCGTAAACCCTGGAATTCTCGTTCGATAAAAACGTCTTTCTCCAAGCTTGTTCCATATTCTTCCTAGAGGCAGCTGGAGATCCAAAGACACAAGACCCCTCTCCCCATAGATTTCTAGAATTTCATCTCTTGCTAAGCTCTCGGTCAGGAGGCCCAGAGCATCTCCGTATGCTAAACCTAAAAGTGAACCCCTTGCCCGGTCCGCTTTTCCACCATCTCTCAAATGCGGTTCTGTCGCAGAGGAGGAATAGCTAGCAAAAAAACCAAACCCAACAAAAACAGCAAACAATAGAAAGCTAATTTTGAGGGAGCAAGAGAGATGAGGCTTCACGGAGTATTCTCCTTTAGATGTAGAGGTAAGCTCATTCAAGGGGCCTTACAGACCAGATATATATTTTCAAGTCAAGTCCTAACGAAAAAGGATCCCTTCAATCATTTATCTCACCTAGCGTCTTAGAACGCCTGCACAGGTAAGATATCGACCGTTGAAATTATTTCGATTCCGAATTGCATGAAGCTGAGGGTATTTCTCAAAAAATACGGAACTTCCGTGGAATTCATATATTTCCATTATTTCCTGACTGTGGGAAGGTTTTGTATTGGCAATGGCTCGACGATGAACTTCCATTGCTTCAAGCAAAGGAACAAGAGCCACCTTCCGTTCGTCGTCATCCATGAACCGG
This region of Bdellovibrionales bacterium genomic DNA includes:
- a CDS encoding AGE family epimerase/isomerase — encoded protein: MNNSFRLSTIALFLLPTWCFSSGALGHSKCEALLVTPTSQYHNPVKDALNSSQIVYGGFLMEPNPTSAFQIASQTHFVWLDAEHGPFTPESALRTIQAFHMTTPAIPVIRIPSWDVSNLKPFLETGTLGIVVPEIRNAQEVRDFIKRVKYPPEGNRGFGPGRSTGWLNSDMSREAIQNANDQILVVVMIETPEAVENIEEIASVPGIDVLHIGPYDLALKLGRLKMDDPRVLQAIEKVEGVARAHHIPLGSPIGSRAAAIDKSQKGYLFFTIPSEQEMISNGLNRFKGSANGRDESLRWNNPRLWDNSIAHANNFFINKGWDHRSGSFHSEIANDGTVTSDLRYIIASSRMVYGLAHGSEVDPNYLNYAKLQAAFVLEKMTSADETGPYFKSVIDLMGVSSHEREIKLIVNEQAYGLNGLVALYTKTESPALLEKIEEIFSSFYDRFHDEEFGGFFDAFDRSINRPVRTKSYNSTVYVATSFLIDLAKLPTRNKVKYLATVQELADIVSKHFVDKSTGWIVENFTPDWRPDWRGWQKQTMETSEGPQTFTIGITGHNFQAAWFLMRAAEFSEIPEPVRQNYLNVAQDILTSMLKSSAIDRESGGVFDAFKREDGQPMWNTNKAWWQQAEALLALTKALSINLFASAEITADAQEVRDSILRFYFTHFIDHKDGGEFPVVQKNGTPVTTENKGQLGTATYHQVELAKFMKEYSNER
- a CDS encoding SDR family oxidoreductase → MAKILITGATGGFGLLTVQQLIKEGHKVVGTARDIRGRNQAKTKELEALGAKIVELDLTNDASVERGVKAATSAWGGIEVLINNAGVGVLGLTESFTSEDIKKIFDVNVFGTHRLIRAIAPSMRKAGSGLIINISSLLGRVTVPFYGPYNASKWALEGLTENYRTELSQFGVEVCLVEPGGYPTTFIDNLVRPSDRDRSKDYGPMGEMAESFLKGFEQALAANPAQDPQKVAQAIIQLVKSPQGTRSFRTVVDSMGMGGPVDEYNNVLKKITEGIYGNFGIGHLLKVKAK
- a CDS encoding ADP-ribosylglycohydrolase family protein, which encodes MKPHLSCSLKISFLLFAVFVGFGFFASYSSSATEPHLRDGGKADRARGSLLGLAYGDALGLLTESLARDEILEIYGERGLVSLDLQLPLGRIWNKLGERRFYRTRIPGFTSDDTQQAMALLLVALNHRKWGDEATREFGALLVSGFEAGAWRGYGKMFSGAADKLRQGMDYRSSGSASSGIGAAMRVAPLAGLLDWSESDLALAAVTSSLVTHADLRAAAMSFAVFKAARMFVLGQTAAEIREELPREVRAIELYLIGELTGSMNRVAGIAGQLNRPGWPFDQAWPFDQTDRHSVSNVLGEVLQWAGGLQISHAEISDFVLKKGESYVESRFRRHIHPNNPFVLLGGVHALALALQDNADPLEILRYIVNLGDDTDTVAAIAGGILGARFGTDWIPETEFHDRGRIKMYADRLVSGGLAEDPEVFLEREARLTQAEQSFQRSKLAEWKANSCRVLVALPGTYIPIAK